Proteins encoded within one genomic window of Camelina sativa cultivar DH55 chromosome 19, Cs, whole genome shotgun sequence:
- the LOC104767193 gene encoding epoxide hydrolase 4-like isoform X1 has translation MLIPSSDIVCHLLNIYPNKTMVNFVESQKPLLYRLIKLAGVIPYTVETEPGTKMNFWIPKETLKRPKKSDKNTIVEPQKPTKPVLLLIHGFAAEGIVTWQFQVRSLAKKYSVYIPDLLFFGGSYSDNPDRSPAFQAHCLVKSLRILGVDKFFLVGFSYGGMVAFKIAEEYPEMVRAMVVSGSILAMTDTISESNLNQLGFKSSADLLLPTSVKGLKTLFALAVHRPMWFPNKLFKDFIEVMITNRKERAELLEALVISNKDVTIPRFQQKIHLMWGESDQIFNIGFAKKMKEQLGENATMESIKKAGHLAHLERPCVYNRRLKKFLASVYSEN, from the exons ATGCTTATTCCATCTTCAGACATTGTATGTCACCTTCTAAACATATATCCAAACAAGACAATGGTGAACTTTGTGGAGTCACAAAAACCTTTGTTGTACAGACTCATAAAATTGGCTGGCGTTATTCCCTACACAGTAGAAACTGAACCGGGGACGAAGATGAATTTCTGGATCCccaaagaaaccctaaaaagaccCAAAAAATCTGACAAAAACACTATCGTGGAACCCCAAAAACCTACGAAACCAGTCCTCTTGCTCATCCATGGCTTTGCAGCTGAAGGGATTGTGACGTGGCAGTTCCAGGTTAGATCATTAGCGAAGAAGTACTCAGTCTATATACCGGACCTCCTCTTCTTTGGTGGGTCTTACTCCGACAACCCGGACAGGTCACCAGCGTTTCAAGCTCACTGTTTAGTCAAGTCTCTTCGTATCCTCGGCGTGGATAAGTTTTTTCTTGTAGGGTTTAGTTACGGTGGCATG GTGGCTTTCAAGATCGCCGAGGAGTATCCTGAGATGGTCCGTGCCATGGTGGTGTCAG gTTCTATACTTGCGATGACAGATACGATCAGTGAGTCAAATTTGAACCAGTTAGGTTTTAAGTCGTCGGCGGATCTTTTGTTACCAACTTCGGTTAAAGGACTCAAGACTCTCTTCGCACTTGCTGTCCATAGACCCATGTGGTTCCCGAACAAGCTCTTCAAGGATTTCATTGAG GTGATGATTACCAATAGGAAGGAAAGAGCAGAATTATTAGAAGCTTTGGTCATCAGCAACAAAGATGTGACCATCCCTCGTTTTCAACAG aAAATACATCTTATGTGGGGCGAAAGtgatcaaatttttaatattggaTTTGccaagaaaatgaaaga GCAACTAGGCGAAAATGCAACAATGGAGAGTATAAAGAAAGCAGGTCATTTGGCACATTTGGAGAGACCTTGTGTCTATAACAGACGTCTCAAAAAGTTTCTTGCTTCAGTTTACTCTGAAAACTAA
- the LOC104767193 gene encoding uncharacterized protein LOC104767193 isoform X2 yields MLIPSSDIVCHLLNIYPNKTMVNFVESQKPLLYRLIKLAGVIPYTVETEPGTKMNFWIPKETLKRPKKSDKNTIVEPQKPTKPVLLLIHGFAAEGIVTWQFQVRSLAKKYSVYIPDLLFFGGSYSDNPDRSPAFQAHCLVKSLRILGVDKFFLVGFSYGGMVAFKIAEEYPEMVRAMVVSGSILAMTDTISESNLNQLGFKSSADLLLPTSVKGLKTLFALAVHRPMWFPNKLFKDFIEVMITNRKERAELLEALVISNKDVTIPRFQQKIHLMWGESDQIFNIGFAKKMKE; encoded by the exons ATGCTTATTCCATCTTCAGACATTGTATGTCACCTTCTAAACATATATCCAAACAAGACAATGGTGAACTTTGTGGAGTCACAAAAACCTTTGTTGTACAGACTCATAAAATTGGCTGGCGTTATTCCCTACACAGTAGAAACTGAACCGGGGACGAAGATGAATTTCTGGATCCccaaagaaaccctaaaaagaccCAAAAAATCTGACAAAAACACTATCGTGGAACCCCAAAAACCTACGAAACCAGTCCTCTTGCTCATCCATGGCTTTGCAGCTGAAGGGATTGTGACGTGGCAGTTCCAGGTTAGATCATTAGCGAAGAAGTACTCAGTCTATATACCGGACCTCCTCTTCTTTGGTGGGTCTTACTCCGACAACCCGGACAG GTCACCAGCGTTTCAAGCTCACTGTTTAGTCAAGTCTCTTCGTATCCTCGGCGTGGATAAGTTTTTTCTTGTAGGGTTTAGTTACGGTGGCATGGTGGCTTTCAAGATCGCCGAGGAGTATCCTGAGATGGTCCGTGCCATGGTGGTGTCAG gTTCTATACTTGCGATGACAGATACGATCAGTGAGTCAAATTTGAACCAGTTAGGTTTTAAGTCGTCGGCGGATCTTTTGTTACCAACTTCGGTTAAAGGACTCAAGACTCTCTTCGCACTTGCTGTCCATAGACCCATGTGGTTCCCGAACAAGCTCTTCAAGGATTTCATTGAG GTGATGATTACCAATAGGAAGGAAAGAGCAGAATTATTAGAAGCTTTGGTCATCAGCAACAAAGATGTGACCATCCCTCGTTTTCAACAG aAAATACATCTTATGTGGGGCGAAAGtgatcaaatttttaatattggaTTTGccaagaaaatgaaagagtAA
- the LOC104767194 gene encoding non-specific lipid-transfer protein 8, protein MMNILKSLAIISVLGIFFIPRYSESAISCSVVIQDLQPCVSYLTSGSGKPPDTCCKGVKSLAAATTTSADKKAACQCIKSVANSVTVKTELAQALASNCGASLPVDASPTVDCTTVG, encoded by the exons ATGATGAACATATTGAAAAGTCTAGCGATCATTTCCGTTCTCGGAATATTCTTTATACCTCGTTATTCTGAATCCGCAATATCTTGCAGTGTTGTGATACAGGATTTGCAGCCATGTGTGAGCTACTTGACCAGCGGAAGTGGAAAGCCTCCGGATACTTGTTGCAAAGGTGTTAAGAGTTTAGCGGCTGCGACCACCACATCAGCCGATAAGAAAGCGGCTTGCCAATGCATCAAATCAGTGGCCAATAGTGTTACCGTGAAGACTGAATTGGCTCAAGCCCTTGCTAGCAATTGTGGTGCGAGCTTGCCCGTTGATGCATCCCCTACTGTCGACTGCACTAC GGTTGGTTGA
- the LOC104767195 gene encoding GATA transcription factor 20-like: MMGYQTNPSFSMFFSSENDDQNQYNYDPYNDLSSSTSVDCTLSLGTPSTRLDDHRRFSSAGSNNISGDFYFHGGNAKTASYKKGGGDHSLPRRCASCDTTSTPLWRNGPKGPKSLCNACGIRFKKEERRATARNLTIAGGGSSAAEIPVENPYNGGGSYYSHHHHYASSSPSWAHQNTQRVPYLLPAPEMEYPYVEDASAASFMSWN, from the exons ATGATGGGATACCAAACAAACCCTAGTTTCTCAATGTTTTTCTCCTCTGAAAATGACGACCAAAACCAATACAATTACGATCCTTACAATGATCTCTCTTCATCAACTTCTGTTGATTGCACTCTCTCACTTGGAACACCCTCTACTCGTCTTGACGACCACCGTAGATTCTCTTCTGCTGGTTCTAACAACATCTCCGGAGACTTCTACTTTCACGGAGGGAACGCCAAGACTGCATCGTACAAGAAGGGTGGTGGTGATCATAGCCTACCTCGCCGTTGTGCTAGCTGCGACACCACTTCAACTCCTCTATGGAGAAACGGACCAAAAGGACCTaag TCGTTATGTAATGCTTGTGGAATCCGattcaagaaggaggagaggCGTGCAACGGCCAGAAACTTAACGATCGCCGGTGGAGGTTCATCGGCGGCAGAAATTCCGGTAGAGAATCCGTACAACGGAGGTGGAAGCTATtatagtcatcatcatcactatgcATCGTCGTCGCCGTCGTGGGCTCATCAGAATACACAGAGAGTTCCTTATCTCTTACCGGCGCCAGAAATGGAATATCCCTACGTGGAAGACGCCTCGGCTGCTTCGTTTATGTCTTGGAATTGA